gtgacgttggcattcaggccaaagagttcaatcttggtttcttcgggccagagaatcttgtttatcatggtctgagagtcatttaggtggcttttggcaaactccaagtgggctgtcatgtgccttttactgaggagtggcttccatctggccactccacactaaagccctgattggtggagtgctacagagctggttgtccttctggaaggttctcccatctccacagagcaactCGGAGTTCAGTCagtgtgaccattgggttcttggtcacctccctgaccaaggcctttctcccccgattactcagtttggctgggcggacagctctaggaagagtcttggtggttccaaacttttcttcatttaagaatgatagaggccactgtgttcttggggaccttcaatgctgcagaaacgtTTTGTACCCCTCCCCAGACCTGtacctcgatacaatcctgtctctgagctctacggacaattattttgacctcatggcttggttattgctctgacatacactgtcaactgtgggaccttataaagacaggtgtgtgcctttcgaagtcatgtccaatcaatcaattgaatttaccacaggtggacaccaatcaagttgtagacacatttcaaggatgatcaatggaaacagtacctgagctcaattttgagtctcgtagaaaagggtctgaataaataaggtattttttttcactttgtcattatggggtatggtgtgtaatgtagtgttctatttctactgtgtgtaatgtagtgttctatttctactgtgtgtaatgtagtgttctatttctactgtgtgtaatgtagtgttctatttctactgtgtgtaatgtagtgttctatttctactgtgtgtaatgtagtgttctatttctactgtgtgtaatgtagtgttctatttctactgtgtgtaatatagtgttctgtttctactgtgtgtagactgcagtgttctatttctactgtgtgtaatatagtgttctatttctactttgtgtagactgcagtgttctatttctactgtgtgtaatgtagtgttctatttctactgtgtgtaatgtagtgttctatttctactgtgtgtaatgtagtgttctgtttctactgtgtgtagactccagtgttctatttctactgtgtgtaatgtagtgttctgtttctactgtgtgtaatgtagtgttctatttctactgtgtgtaatatagtgttctatttctactgtgtgtagactgcagtgttctatttctactgtgtgtaatgtagtgttctatttctactgtgtgtaatatagtgttctatttctactgtgtgtaatatagtgttctatttctactgtgtgtaatgtagtgttctatttctactgtgtgtaatgtagtgttctatttctactgtgtgtaatgtagtgttctatttctactgtgtgtaatgtagtgttctatttctactgtgtgtagactccagtgttctatttctactgtgtgtaatgtagtgttctatttctactgtgtgtaatgtagtgttctatttctactgtgtgtaatgtagtgttctatttctactgtgtgtaatatagtgttctatttctactgtgtgtagactgcagtgttctatttctactgtgtgtagactgcagtgttctatttctactgtgtgtaatgtagtgttctatttctactgtgtgtaatatagtgttctgtttctactgtgtgtagactgcagtgttctatttctactgtgtgtaatatagtgttctatttctgctgtgtgtagactgcagtgttctatttctactgtgtgtaatgcagtgttctatttctactgtgtgtagactgcagtgttctatttctactgtgtgtaatatagtgttctatttctgctgtgtgtagactgcagtgttctatttctactgtgtgtaatgcagtgttctatttctactgtgtgtagactgcagtgttctatttctactgtgtgtagactgcagtgttctatttctactgtgtgtagacagcagtgttctatttctactgtgtgtagactgcagtgttctatttctactgtgtgtagactgcagtgttctatttctactgtgtgtaatatagtgttctatttctactatgtgtagactgcagtgttctatttctactgtgtgtagactgcagtgttctatttctactgtgtgtagactgcagtgttctatttctactgtatgtagactgcagtgttctatttctactgtgtgtaatgtagtgttctgtttctactgtgtgtagactgcagtgttctatttctactgtgtgtaatatagtgttctatttctactgtgtgtagactgcagtgttctatttctactgtgtgtaatgcagtgttctatttctactgtgtgtagactccagtgttctatttctactgtgtgtagactgcagtgttctatttatactgtgtgtagacagcagtgttctatttctactgtgtgtagactgcagtgttctatttctactttgtgtagactgcagtgttctatttctactgtgtgtaatatagtgttctatttctactgtgtgtagactgcagtgttctatttctactgtgtgtagactgcagtgttctatttctactgtgtgtagactgcagtgttctatttctactgtgtgtaatgtagtgttctatttctactgtgtgtaatatagtgttctgtttctactgtgtgtagactgcagtgttctatttctactgtgtgtaatatagtgttctatttctactgtgtgtagactgcagtgttctatttctactgtgtgtaatgcagtgttctatttctactgtgtgtagactccagtgttctatttctactgtgtgtagactgcagtgttctatttatactgtgtgtagacagcagtgttctatttctactgtgtgtagactgcagtgttctatttctactgtgtgtaatgcatATCTCCACCCTAATGTATATGTTACAGCCAACTATGTATTTATACAGTATTTGTCTGTATCAGATTGTGGTTATGTATCTGTTCTATTTCTGCAGTGCCTAATGAACTGCAATATACACCGTGTAGAAACAGATAAATAATGACCTGCAATATAGACACTGCAGAAATAGAACAGATAGATATTGCAAGTCAttctatacagttgaagtgggaagtttacatacaccttagccaaatacatttaaactcagtttcacaactcctgacatttaatcctagtaaaaattcctgttttaggtcagtcaggatcaccactttattttaagaatgtgaaatgtcagaataatagtagagagaattatttatttcagcttttatttatttcatcacattcccagtgggtcagacatttacatacactcaattagtatttggtagcattgcctataaattgtttaacttgggtcaaacgttttgtgtagccttccacaagcttcccgcacacgctttttcagttctgcccacaaatgttctataggattgaggtcagggctttgtgatggccactccaataccttgactttgttgtcctgaagccattttgccacaactttgaaagtatgcttggggtcattgtccatttggaagacccatttgctaccaagctttaacttcctgactgatgtcttgagatgttgcttcaatatattcacataattttccctcctcataatgccatctattttgtgaagtgcaccagtccctcctgcagcaaagcaccccaacaacatgatgctgccacccccgttcttcgcggttgggatggtgttcttctatttttgtttcatcagaccagaggacatttctacaaaaagtatgatctttgtccccatgtgcagttgcaaaccgtagtctggattttttatggcatttctggagcattggcttcttccttgcagagcggcctttcaggttatgtccatataggactcgttttactgtggaaatagatacttttgtacctgtttcctccagcatctttacaaggtcctttgctgttgttctgggattcgcaccaaagtacgctcttctctaggaggcagaacccgtctccttcctgagtggtatgacggcagcgtgggcccatggtgtttatacttgcgtactattgtttgtacagatgaacgtggtaccttctggcatttggaaattgctcccaaggatgaaccagacttgtggaggtttacaattttattttttgaggtcttggctgatttcttttgattttcccatgatgtcaagcaaaggggcactgagtttgaaggtagaccttgaaatacatctacaggtacacctccaattgactcaaattatgtcaattagcctatcagaagcttctaaagccatgacataattttctggagttttccaagctgcttaaaggcacagtcaacttagtgtctgtaaacttctgacccactggaattgtgatacagtgagttataagtgaaataatctgtctgtaaacaattgttggaaaaatgacttgtggcatgcacaagtagatgtcctaaccaacttgccaaaactatagtttattaacaagaaatgtgtggagtggttgaaaacgagttttaatgactccaacctaagtgtatgtaaacttccgacttcaactgtatctgttcTATTTCTACACTGTGTATATTGCAGCTCATTATTTATATGTTCTATTTCTGCAGTGTCTATGTTGCAGTTCATTAGACACTATAGAAATAGAACAGATAGATAACGACCTGCAATATGGACACTGCAGAAATAGAACAGATAGATATTGCAGGTCATTATATCATTATATATCTGTTCTATTTCTACACAGTGTATATTGCAGGTCCATATCCAGCTCTGCATGTCTATGATTCATTCCTCAGACTATCACTATCAGTGGCAGTTACCGATCCCCACCATTATACAGTGTAATAATGTacatccaagtgtgtgtgtgtgcatgcatctcCTAAAATAGGCCTACTGCTCTCCCCTTCTCTGAGCAGGATCAGGCAGGAGGGAGATTCCCCACTGCTTATCGTCAACACAgctgtcagcacacacacacctacacacacactctcactccctcaatcctctcactctgtctcttattcactatctctctctaactgactcacacatacacacattctctccctatctctctagctcacgctctctctctctctctctctctctctctctctctctctctctctctctctctctctctctctctctctctctctctcaattcaattcaattcaattcaattcaagggctttattggcatgggaaacatgtgttaacattgccaaagcaagtgaggtagataatatataaagtgaaataaacaataaaaattaacagtaaacatcacacatacagaagtttcaaaacaataaagacattacaaatgtcatattatatatatatatatatatatatatatatatatatatatatatatatatatatatatatatatatacagtgttttaacaatgtacaaatagtaAAGGATGtggatgagtctctctctctctctcactcacactcacactctctaacacacacacacacacatacacaaaatagcaATGCTCCCTTCAGGTGAATCGataacagtgtgtatgtgtgttatttcTCATACCTGAATGTTGACACTGTGTTCCTTTTCTCCTCTATACAGGTCTGTGGTTAATCAGCTGCAGCCATGTGTGACCAGACGTTTTTGGCCATCACTTTCGGGCCGTGTGACAGCTGCTCAGAGAACCGCCCCTTGATGAATCTATACATCAAGACTGAACCCATCAACTACTGCTCACTATGCATGGAGATTGTACGTCTCTTTACccatgacctctaacctctgactcTAACCAATCTAACGGCTCCTTCCTGGACCAATACAATCCTTTAAGATCTTCACAAATTCCCAGGGAATAGGgatagatttgagattctttatgTATTTTTAGGGGGTTGGAGAGGACCCCATCTGAGAATGCAGCCTCCCTATCTGTCTGATATACAGTAGCAGCGAGCCTCtttcaacaaacacacacacacacacacacacacacacacacacacacacacacacacacacacacacacacacacaccattcctgGATGAATTCACCACCTCATTTTATCTGTACTCCCTTCTCTCTGGCAGCTCATCCACACTTACAGCTACCTTGTCTTTCACTTCTCTAAACAACAATAGGTGCAAAAACACCTTTCAAAGGAAAATAACATACATTTAAACAAGGAAACTGCAATGTGGTAAAATAAAATATggaaaatgtgatttttctgtcAAGTATTTACATGAACATTATTAGAGGAAAGTTAGGCTATATTTAGTACAATTACTACCAAAGACAGTCATAGTGGCTTCTCTGGAGCGAGAAAAACAGagatatagaaagagagggagaggtagagacttgccagagagcgagtgagacaagagacagggaaagagggagagagagcgggggagaaggAGCACATCAGCGCGGCAGCAGCATCAGGGGCATATTCATTAGTCCAAACAAAAACTAGAGTTCATATTGGAAAAATGCAGGTAGGTCTCtccgtttcgttccgtttgcttccgtttaagaaacgttttgcaacagaatcggcgtaATGAATACGCACCAGCTGTAGGAAGGCAGAGCCGCCTTGACGGGCGCAGCCAGCGCGCGACTAAAAACATCTGCTCTTGCTGTTCCCCTTTCTGTCCTTTCCCCGTTCCCTTCTTTCGTTCCTCCTCTCTAAAGATGGCGTGCCAGGGCCTTGCGAGCGGCGAGACTCTGAAGTCGCTGAAGGCCGAGAGCGAGACGCTGAGGAAGAAGCTCGAGGAGGAGCGGAAGAAGCTGCACGATGTGGAGTGTGAGTttaatgggagggagaggggcctCGCGATGCACAAAATGTTTACTGTCTGTACCCTAAACATGAAAGTTATGCAGAAGCTATTATTATATCCGTTATTATATCCCAATTGAATTTGATATTCATGCCAAAAATCATCTGACATGTAATTTCCAGAGATTTGCCCGTGGCCATGAAAGCGCATTAGATAAACTACCAGAAGATAGTTAATAGAGAGCATTGCAGTAAAGTTTTCCTGCATCAGGGTGATCAAATAAATATCCTACCTATTCATTTACACGACAATTCATTGTCATTACTAGAGTTTTTAactgcgcgcgtgtgtgtgtgtgtagtggagaAGGTAGCTGAGAAGGCGGAAGCTCTTGGTGAGTTAAACATGAAGACTCGGAGGACACTGAAGGGCCATGGCAACAAGGTGCTCTGTATGGACTGGTGCAAAGACAAACGACGCATTGTCAGCTCCTCACAGGTATGCACACACACGAactgctctcttttcctccctctccaccctatcCCCCTATCCTCCTTCTATTCTACTGTCATTAGTGTGTTTTGGTCACAaccctgtccatggtgctgaactccCTGACTCCACTTATATCAATTACTCCTCCTCTTCATTCCtcccttcttcccttctctcccctctctcctcccttcttcattCATTTTCCTTGTCTTCTGTCTACCAGGATGGGAAGGTCATCGTATGGGATGCTTTCACCACCAATAAGGTTAGTAAAAGCAGccggagtgtgtgtgagtgcactAATGGGGCTGTCCCATGGTGGAGCGGTCTTAACCAGGCTTATTTACGTTAATGTATATGCACACTGTGTTCTAGGAACATGCAGTGACCATGCCGACTACGTGGGTGATGGCGTGTGCCTACGCCCCCTCTGGCTGTGCCATCGCCTGTGGGTGAGTCTCaccctaacctctgacctttaaccccttAGCCCCAAGAAAGGTATTGGCTTGATGCTGAAGTACTGGCTTGAGGGCTTGATGTTAAAGTAATGCCctacaaaatctctctctctcgtctgtctgACAGGGGATTGGATAATAAGTGCTCAGTGTACCCTCTCTCATTGGACAAGGACGAGAACTTGGCGGCCAAGAAGAAGTCGGTTGCCATGCACACCAACTACCTGTCCGGCTGCACCTTCACCAACTCTGACATGCAAGTTAGGgactagacacacacatacatgcacacacacacacacacacacacacacacacacacacacacacacacacagacatagacacactcagacacacacaacacaatgaggagagggaaggaaattGAGATTTTCAGAACAAGGAGGAGtgaatggatagagggagggaggaatagaaggaaggaAATATTAGATGTTTAAGGCTGTTAATAATTCATCTCTGCTAGACAGGAGAGGAACTGTTGAGAATTATAGCCGGATGAGGAGAAGGTGATGAGAGAAagcgtgagagagaggagaggaaacagagaagTTGCCCATAGAGAGAGATGGCCGTCCATTGTGAGTGTATTAATAGACATTAAGAGGCCTTTATCTGTCAGAGCTGAAAACTCATACCTAAGggggcacacacacaatctacgtCTCCCTAATGCACTGGGGTCTGTTGGTGGGTGTTGAGCTgtgaagacgtgtgtgtgtgtgtgtgtgtgtgtgtgtgtgtgtgtgtgtgtggtgtgtgtggtgtgtgtgtggaataaagCACAGGGCTGTGGAGAGTCGAGACTACATTGCTCCAGTCAATCTCAGTTCAGTCTCACTTTCATATCATTATTGTCTGACGGGGATGTTTCATATCAACTGTTTGGttcctattgaatacacagttagcacatttggttcctagtgaatacacagcacatttggttcctagtgaatacaccgttagcacatttggttccttgtgAATACACagttagcacatttggttcctagtgaatacacagttagcacatttggttcctagtgaatacacagttagcacatttggttcctagtgaatacacagttagcacatttggttcctagtgaatacacagttagcacatttggttcctagtgaatacacagttagcacatttggttcctagtgaatacacagttagcacatttggttcctagtgaatacacagttagcacatttggttcctagtgaatacacagcacatttggttcctagtgaatacacagttagcacgtttggttcctagtgaatacacagttagcacgtttggttcctagtgaatacacagtTAGcccgtttggttcctagtgaatacacagtTAGcatgtttggttcctagtgaatacacagttagcacatttggttcctagtgaatacacagttagcacatttggttcctagtgaatacacagttagcacatttggttcctagtgaatacacagttagcacatttggttccttgaaaGTTGTAGGAATGTATGTTTTTGGCTTCACGTTGGTTGCGAGAACGAAGCCATAtgtttcctgaccggtaaaacagatgtatttatttaaatgttctgagaacagaaaataacatttagcctgttctgggaatgtttattTTTAGGTTGTAGGGAGGTTgtgagaacgttttactctgaTTCCTTGAACCTTTTCTTAACACTGTGAGAATAGACATTataggttatttggaggttttaGAACAACTTCTTTaaaactttcactgaatgtttctGCTAGCTTATTTTGGGTTAACTTTTTTGAAGTCCAAGCATGATTGAAAACGTAGAAATTCATTTCCTTAgtcattaatcatgcaaacacatgcaTTTTTTGTGTCACTGCATCAGAGATTTGAACCTATAATCTaatgttctctatccatggaattagtccactgccccaccaggatggagctagcatgccatgtttttttacacatacaaagctgttcattttgtctattcaaacagaccccatttcaaaggaaataaGCACTCATTAAGATAAGGTGTGGCCAATTAATGGGCCCggccaacacaccacacacttaacaagagaggatagagagagttttgttgatgctaagaacagaatgtatatgtttttaaataactaaCTTAGAATGTTCTCTGAACATTACTAAAGTTTTCTTGTAGTTTTTATGGTAATTTTTCTTAATGTTCTCGGCTCAATTTGAGAACTTTACTTTAAAttgaaccatgaggaaacctgtaggaaacgttatgctgaagtactgacatTCACACAGAAGAACGTTGGTTCTTAACGTTCTCTtaattatttgagaacattcccaatgtcaagaacattaccaaaattgaaatgcaatgtaaccatgtttgaacttttaggaaacgttctgttaaagtaatgaaataccaatacaattatgtttttttgtcaagttccttaaatgtgttGAGAATgttcaaagccaagcaactatcctgcaccattcccagaaagttgtgggaaggttgtatgcaaaataaccatggCACAACCACTCACTCACCAAGTTCTAGGAAACgtatggttctcagaatgttgTGCGTTAGCTGGGTACACCCCAGTAGTTAACCAGCTCTGAGTAATGGCCGTAGATTAGTTATATTACCCCAAACTACCACAAAAGGGTAGTAGGATCACACATTCCCCCATGTTTAAGAATACCttgttgtgtgtgtttcagtatgCTGATAAAGTGTGTGCgttgctgtgtgtgtttcagtatcctgatagtgtgtgtgttgctgtgtgtgtgtttcagtatcctgatagtgtgtgtgttgctgtgtgtgtgtttcagtatcctgatagtgtgtgtgttgctgtgtgtgtgtttcagtatcCTGATAaagtgtgttgctgtgtgtgtgtttcagtatcctgataaagtgtgtgtgttgctgtgtgtgtttcagtatcCTGATAaagtgtgttgctgtgtgtgtgtttcagtatcctgataaagtgtgtgtgttgctgtgtgtgtttcagtatgctgataaactgtgtgtgttgctgtgtgtgtttcagtatcCTGATaaagtgtgtttctgtgtgtgtttcagtatgctgatagtgtgtgtgttgctgtgtgtgtgtgtgtgtttcagtatcctgataaagtgtgtgtgttgctgtgtgtgtttcagtatcctgataaagtgtgtgtgttgctgtgtgtgtttcagtatcCTGATAAAGTGTGTGCgttgctgtgtgtgtttcagtatgctgataaagtgtgtgtgtgtgtttcagtatgCTGATAAAGTGTGTGCgttgctgtgtgtgtttcagtatgctgataaagtgtgtgtgtgtgtgtgtatgtgtgtgtgtgtttcagtatcCTGATAAAGTGTGtgcgttgctgtgtgtgtgtgtgtgtgtgtgtgtgtgtgtgtgtgtgtgtgtgtttcagtatgctgataaagtgtgtgtgtgtgtgtttcagtatcctgataaagtgtgtgtgtgtgtgtttcagtatgctgataaagtgtgtgtgtgtgtgtgtgtgtgtgtgtgtttcagtatcctgattgtgtgtgtgtgtgtgtgtgtgtgtgtgtttcagtatcctgataaagtgtgtgtgtgtgtttcagtatcctgataaagtgtgtgtgttgctgtgtgtgtttcagtatcctgataaagtgtgtgtgttgctgtgtgtgtttcagtatcctgataaagtgtgtgtgttgctgtgtgtgtttcagtatcctgataaagtgtgtgtgttg
The genomic region above belongs to Oncorhynchus mykiss isolate Arlee chromosome 6, USDA_OmykA_1.1, whole genome shotgun sequence and contains:
- the LOC110526647 gene encoding guanine nucleotide-binding protein subunit beta-5b isoform X1; translation: MCDQTFLAITFGPCDSCSENRPLMNLYIKTEPINYCSLCMEIMACQGLASGETLKSLKAESETLRKKLEEERKKLHDVELEKVAEKAEALGELNMKTRRTLKGHGNKVLCMDWCKDKRRIVSSSQDGKVIVWDAFTTNKEHAVTMPTTWVMACAYAPSGCAIACGGLDNKCSVYPLSLDKDENLAAKKKSVAMHTNYLSGCTFTNSDMQILTSSGDGTSALWDVESGQLLQSFHGHSADVLTLDLAPSETGNTFVSGGSDKKANVWDLRSGQNVQSFDTHDSDINCVKYYPSGDAFASASDDSTCRLFDLRADREVSIYSKDSIMFGAASVDFSLSGRLLFAGYNDYTINVWDVLKGTRVAILFGHENRVSSLRVSPDGTAFCSGSWDNTLRIWA